A portion of the Micromonospora tarapacensis genome contains these proteins:
- the ybeY gene encoding rRNA maturation RNase YbeY encodes MSIEIANESGVEVDTDAVLAVARHALDEMGVNPLAELSVLLVDVDYMTELNHRWMGGDGPTDVLAFPMDEGSVDHGPGESAATGAEPALLGDIVLCPEVAAKQAATGGHSSADELHLLTVHGVLHLLGYDHAEPEEEREMFGLQARLLASWRSTRAR; translated from the coding sequence TTGTCCATCGAGATCGCCAACGAGTCCGGTGTCGAGGTCGACACCGACGCCGTGCTCGCCGTCGCCCGGCACGCGCTCGACGAGATGGGGGTCAACCCCCTCGCCGAGCTTTCCGTGCTGCTGGTCGACGTCGACTACATGACCGAGCTGAACCACCGCTGGATGGGCGGCGACGGCCCGACCGACGTGCTCGCCTTTCCCATGGACGAGGGCAGCGTCGACCACGGGCCCGGTGAGAGCGCCGCCACCGGTGCCGAGCCGGCGCTGCTCGGCGACATCGTGCTCTGCCCGGAGGTGGCGGCGAAGCAGGCCGCGACCGGCGGGCACAGCTCGGCCGACGAGCTGCACCTGCTCACCGTGCACGGCGTGCTGCATCTGCTCGGCTACGACCACGCGGAGCCGGAGGAGGAGCGGGAGATGTTCGGGCTCCAAGCGCGGCTGCTGGCCAGCTGGCGGTCGACCCGCGCCCGGTGA
- a CDS encoding hemolysin family protein has translation MAVDPRPVMDTPLAAAATGLPDLQLLVVAAGLVVLAGLIAMTEAALAAVSPARAAELARDGVRGARTLQTVAGDVVRHLNLLLLLRLLAELTATTLVALVAVDTFGAGWRAALVTAGAMTVVSFVVVGVGPRTLGRQHAYAVGRAAAPLVRWLGRVLNPLASLLILIGNAVTPGRGFREGPFATQVELRELVDLAEQRGVVEHGERQMIHSVFALGDTIAREVMVPRTEMVWIESGKSLSQALALFLRSGFSRIPVIGESVDDVLGVLYLKDLIRHTQGGAAEDRQLPVAELMRPATFVPESKPVDDLLSEMQAARNHLVIVVDEYGGTGGLVTIEDILEEIVGEITDEYDVERPPVEQLPDGAVRVTARLPVEDLGELFDTELPHDEVETVGGLLAQSLGRVPIPGAQVEVAGLRLLAEGTTGRRNRIDTVLVRRAESTGPPDKPGGTPTASRSDTDQFEERQPADA, from the coding sequence CTGGCGGTCGACCCGCGCCCGGTGATGGACACTCCACTGGCCGCGGCCGCCACCGGCCTACCCGACCTGCAACTTCTCGTCGTCGCCGCCGGGCTGGTGGTGCTCGCCGGTCTGATCGCGATGACCGAGGCCGCCCTGGCCGCGGTCTCCCCGGCTCGGGCGGCCGAGCTGGCCCGCGACGGCGTGCGGGGCGCCCGCACCCTCCAGACGGTCGCCGGTGACGTGGTGCGTCACCTCAACCTCCTGCTGTTGCTCCGGTTGCTCGCCGAGCTGACCGCGACCACCCTGGTGGCGCTGGTCGCGGTGGACACCTTCGGGGCGGGCTGGCGGGCGGCGCTGGTCACCGCCGGGGCGATGACCGTGGTCAGCTTCGTCGTGGTGGGTGTCGGTCCACGTACCCTCGGCCGGCAGCACGCGTACGCCGTGGGTCGGGCCGCCGCGCCGCTGGTCCGCTGGCTGGGCCGGGTGCTCAACCCGCTCGCGTCGCTGCTGATCCTGATCGGCAACGCGGTCACCCCGGGGCGTGGCTTCCGGGAGGGGCCGTTCGCCACCCAGGTCGAGCTGCGTGAGCTGGTCGATCTCGCCGAGCAGCGTGGCGTGGTGGAGCACGGCGAACGGCAGATGATCCATTCGGTCTTCGCCCTCGGCGACACCATCGCCCGCGAGGTCATGGTGCCGCGTACCGAGATGGTGTGGATCGAGTCGGGCAAGAGTCTCTCCCAGGCGCTCGCCCTGTTCCTGCGCTCCGGGTTCTCCCGGATCCCGGTGATCGGCGAGAGCGTCGACGACGTGCTCGGGGTGCTCTACCTCAAGGACCTCATCCGGCACACCCAGGGCGGGGCCGCGGAGGACCGCCAGCTCCCGGTGGCGGAGCTGATGCGACCGGCCACCTTCGTGCCCGAGTCCAAGCCCGTCGACGACCTCCTGTCGGAGATGCAGGCGGCGCGGAACCACCTGGTCATCGTGGTCGACGAGTACGGCGGCACCGGTGGTCTGGTCACCATCGAGGACATCCTCGAGGAAATCGTCGGGGAGATCACCGACGAGTACGACGTGGAACGTCCGCCGGTCGAGCAGCTGCCCGACGGTGCGGTGCGGGTGACCGCCCGGCTGCCGGTCGAGGATCTCGGCGAGCTGTTCGACACCGAGCTGCCGCACGACGAGGTGGAGACCGTGGGTGGTCTGCTCGCGCAGTCCCTGGGACGGGTGCCGATCCCGGGCGCGCAGGTCGAGGTGGCCGGGCTGCGGCTGCTCGCCGAGGGCACCACCGGCCGCCGCAACCGGATCGACACCGTGCTGGTGCGGCGGGCGGAATCGACCGGCCCGCCAGACAAGCCGGGCGGTACGCCGACCGCCTCCCGATCCGACACCGACCAATTCGAGGAGAGGCAACCCGCCGATGCCTGA
- a CDS encoding cytidine deaminase, with translation MPESSAVPTVRPTGSELSAEDAKLVILARGARGRVGAVEGAAVRDQDGRTYAAASVSLPSLTITALQLAVASAAAAGASRLEAAAVVTEASTLDGAGHAAVRDLAADAPVHVAAPDGTVLGTVTE, from the coding sequence ATGCCTGAGTCGTCCGCCGTCCCGACCGTCCGGCCCACCGGCTCCGAGCTGAGCGCCGAGGACGCCAAGCTGGTCATCCTCGCCCGGGGCGCCCGAGGCCGGGTGGGCGCCGTGGAGGGCGCCGCGGTCCGGGACCAGGACGGCCGGACCTACGCGGCGGCCAGCGTCTCGCTGCCCTCGTTGACGATCACCGCGCTCCAGCTGGCGGTCGCCTCGGCCGCTGCGGCGGGCGCCAGCCGACTGGAGGCAGCCGCGGTGGTGACCGAGGCGTCCACGCTGGACGGTGCCGGGCACGCGGCAGTGCGTGACCTGGCCGCCGACGCGCCGGTCCATGTCGCCGCGCCGGACGGCACGGTGCTGGGCACGGTGACCGAATGA
- the era gene encoding GTPase Era, giving the protein MSERGERERPAYRAGFACFVGRPNAGKSTLTNAIVGQKIAITSNKPQTTRHIIRAVLHRPDSQLVLVDTPGLHRPRTLLGERLNDLVRQTWSEVDVIGLCIPADEPVGRGDRFITGELAALKATVLAVVTKTDLVDRKRLAEQLLAVAEMGEFAEVVPVSAVSGHQVDTLVEVMTRYLPESPQLYPDDMLTDDPEQVLVAELIREAALEGVRDELPHSIAVVVEEMILEGQLMKIYADVYVERTSQKAIVIGHRGSRLKGVGTAARRQIEELLGTRVYLDLHVRVAKDWQRDPKQLRKLGF; this is encoded by the coding sequence ATGAGCGAGCGCGGCGAGCGTGAGCGGCCCGCCTACCGGGCGGGTTTCGCCTGTTTCGTCGGCCGGCCCAACGCCGGCAAGTCCACGCTGACCAACGCGATCGTCGGGCAGAAGATCGCGATCACCTCGAACAAGCCGCAGACCACCCGGCACATCATCCGAGCGGTGCTGCACCGTCCGGATTCGCAGTTGGTGCTGGTCGACACCCCCGGCCTGCACCGCCCGCGTACGTTGCTCGGCGAGCGGCTCAACGACCTGGTCCGGCAGACCTGGAGCGAGGTCGACGTGATCGGCCTCTGCATCCCTGCCGACGAGCCGGTCGGCCGCGGTGACCGGTTCATCACCGGGGAGCTGGCCGCGCTGAAGGCGACCGTGCTGGCGGTGGTCACCAAGACCGACCTGGTCGACCGGAAGCGGCTGGCCGAGCAGTTGCTCGCCGTCGCCGAAATGGGCGAGTTCGCCGAGGTGGTGCCGGTCAGCGCGGTTTCCGGGCACCAGGTGGACACCCTGGTCGAGGTGATGACGCGGTATCTCCCCGAGTCGCCGCAGCTCTACCCGGACGACATGCTCACCGACGATCCGGAGCAGGTGCTGGTCGCGGAGCTGATCCGGGAGGCCGCGCTGGAGGGTGTCCGGGACGAGCTGCCCCACTCCATCGCGGTGGTGGTGGAGGAGATGATCCTCGAGGGCCAGCTCATGAAGATCTACGCCGACGTGTACGTGGAACGGACCAGCCAGAAGGCGATCGTCATCGGGCACCGGGGCAGTCGGCTCAAGGGAGTCGGTACGGCCGCCCGGCGGCAGATCGAGGAGTTGCTGGGCACCAGGGTCTACCTCGACCTGCATGTGCGGGTCGCCAAGGATTGGCAGCGCGACCCGAAGCAGCTGCGCAAGCTCGGGTTCTGA
- a CDS encoding acyltransferase family protein, producing MRNRYLDLLRFLAIVRIVVYHVTGWASLTLLFPAMSVMFALAGSLMAASLLRSGPSAVGRRLRRLLPSLWVVAAIFVPAMVLTGLPLTPKVLLWLFPVADPPANHWGALALSPIWYLRDYLWFVLASPLALWLFRRFPLPTLLAPYVLLLVIEVGSYPNAPVVLRHFGLYFGAWLLGFAHQAGMLRRLAVRALVPAVLVLAAAGGAWILANPGPRGYDLNDNPLGNALWSAAFILLALGRAPATARWVDRNEVFGRTVTVLNRRALTVYLWHMAFVVALTPLVDVVGWSHQDPLGLAIRVVLVFLLVGLVTVLFGWVEDVAARRPPELVPGRRRRAGTAGRRQAESCSGDDRTPPGPPSVADGRAAECPADAVPRQRGPDGGVTAR from the coding sequence ATGCGAAACAGATACCTGGACCTGCTGCGCTTCCTGGCTATCGTGCGGATCGTCGTCTACCACGTCACCGGCTGGGCGTCGCTGACGCTGCTGTTCCCGGCGATGTCGGTGATGTTCGCGCTGGCCGGGTCGCTGATGGCGGCGTCCCTGCTCCGGTCGGGGCCGTCGGCGGTCGGTCGGCGGCTGCGTCGCCTGCTGCCGTCGCTCTGGGTGGTGGCCGCGATCTTCGTGCCGGCGATGGTGCTCACCGGGCTGCCGCTGACCCCGAAGGTGTTGCTCTGGCTGTTCCCGGTGGCCGACCCGCCGGCGAACCACTGGGGTGCGCTGGCGTTGAGCCCGATCTGGTACCTGCGGGACTACCTCTGGTTCGTCCTCGCCTCGCCGTTGGCTCTCTGGCTGTTCCGGCGTTTCCCGCTACCCACCCTGCTCGCCCCGTACGTCCTGTTGCTGGTGATCGAGGTGGGCAGCTACCCGAACGCCCCCGTCGTGCTGCGCCACTTCGGCCTCTACTTCGGCGCCTGGCTGCTGGGCTTCGCCCACCAGGCCGGGATGCTGCGTCGCCTGGCCGTGCGGGCCCTGGTGCCGGCCGTGCTCGTGCTCGCCGCGGCCGGCGGCGCCTGGATCCTGGCCAATCCCGGTCCGCGTGGTTACGACCTGAACGACAATCCGCTCGGCAACGCCCTCTGGTCGGCAGCGTTCATCCTGCTGGCGCTCGGTCGCGCCCCGGCGACCGCGCGATGGGTGGACCGCAACGAGGTGTTCGGCCGGACGGTCACGGTGCTGAACCGGCGGGCGCTGACGGTCTACCTGTGGCACATGGCGTTCGTGGTCGCGCTCACCCCGCTGGTGGACGTGGTCGGCTGGTCCCATCAGGATCCGCTGGGTCTGGCGATCCGGGTGGTGCTGGTCTTCCTGCTGGTGGGCCTGGTGACCGTACTGTTCGGCTGGGTGGAGGACGTGGCGGCCCGGCGTCCGCCCGAGCTGGTCCCCGGCCGGCGTCGGCGGGCGGGCACCGCCGGCCGACGACAGGCCGAGTCCTGCTCCGGCGACGATCGGACCCCGCCCGGCCCGCCGTCGGTCGCTGACGGGCGGGCCGCGGAGTGTCCCGCGGACGCCGTACCACGTCAGCGCGGTCCCGACGGTGGGGTCACCGCGAGGTGA
- a CDS encoding DUF4097 family beta strand repeat-containing protein: MALHRTSTARRTSIAVAAITGLIVLVGCDNISFRRLDFDTTESAQITAIRVLPGAGGVVIRADADADGVRIKRMVRYQGGQPGPTYEIKGTELVLDTSCGRRCSVSFEVTAGEGVSFEGETGSGNVDLSDVGRVDLRVGSGDVRVAGAAGPVRVETGSGNIEVDNVASPVVLRASSGNVTGTRLGGEVDAEANSGNVSLELDRPVSARAHASSGNVELTVPGGGYQVRSKVGSGEAELGVPHDPSATLVLDLRTGSGNITLTSR; this comes from the coding sequence ATGGCTCTGCATCGGACCAGCACCGCACGCCGGACCAGCATCGCGGTCGCCGCGATCACCGGTCTCATCGTCCTCGTCGGCTGTGACAACATCTCGTTCCGCCGGCTGGACTTCGACACCACCGAGTCCGCACAGATCACCGCGATCCGGGTGCTGCCCGGCGCCGGCGGCGTGGTGATCCGGGCCGACGCCGACGCGGACGGGGTACGGATCAAGCGGATGGTGCGGTACCAGGGCGGACAGCCGGGCCCGACCTACGAGATCAAGGGCACGGAACTGGTGCTGGACACCTCGTGCGGCCGCCGCTGCAGCGTCTCCTTCGAGGTGACCGCCGGCGAGGGGGTCAGCTTCGAGGGCGAGACCGGCTCCGGAAACGTCGACCTGAGCGACGTCGGCCGGGTCGACCTCAGGGTCGGATCCGGCGACGTGCGGGTGGCCGGCGCCGCCGGGCCGGTCCGGGTGGAGACCGGCTCGGGCAACATCGAGGTGGACAACGTGGCTTCGCCGGTCGTGCTGCGGGCCTCCTCCGGGAACGTGACGGGAACCCGGCTCGGCGGCGAGGTCGACGCGGAGGCGAACTCCGGCAACGTCAGCCTCGAACTGGACCGGCCCGTCTCCGCGCGGGCGCACGCGTCGAGCGGCAACGTCGAGCTGACCGTGCCGGGCGGCGGGTACCAGGTCCGTTCGAAGGTTGGTTCCGGTGAGGCCGAGCTTGGCGTGCCGCACGACCCGTCCGCCACGCTCGTGCTCGACCTGCGCACCGGCAGCGGCAACATCACCCTCACCTCGCGGTGA
- the recO gene encoding DNA repair protein RecO: protein MAGYRRQLYRDDAVVLRVQKLGESDRIITLLTRRHGRLRAVARGVRRTTSKFGARLEPFGHVDLQLAGDPKGELGSSLHSVSQVEGIDLYGKRFLGDYPRYTAASAIAETAERLTPVEREPSLRLFQLTLGALRALAEGGHATTLVLDAYLLRGMALAGWAPALTACAVCGTPGRHRAFSVPAGGAVCPDCRPPGAAHPAPATIDLMSALAIGDWRVADATENGVRRECSGLVAAHLQWHLERALRSLPLVDRGGVPVAPGPVRSAGEVPVVAPPPRAAGGEPPDRVSQDVSRERAE, encoded by the coding sequence ATGGCCGGTTACCGCCGACAGCTCTACCGCGACGACGCGGTGGTGCTGCGTGTGCAGAAACTCGGCGAGTCGGACCGGATCATCACCCTGCTCACCCGGCGGCACGGCCGGTTGCGGGCGGTCGCCCGGGGGGTGCGCCGGACCACCTCGAAGTTCGGTGCCCGGCTGGAGCCGTTCGGCCACGTCGACCTGCAACTCGCCGGTGACCCCAAGGGGGAGCTGGGCAGTTCGCTGCACAGCGTCAGTCAGGTCGAGGGGATCGACCTCTACGGCAAGCGGTTCCTCGGCGACTATCCCCGCTACACCGCGGCCAGCGCGATCGCCGAGACCGCCGAACGCCTCACCCCGGTCGAGCGGGAGCCGTCGCTGCGGCTGTTCCAGCTCACCCTGGGGGCGCTGCGGGCCCTCGCCGAGGGCGGACACGCCACGACCCTGGTGCTCGACGCGTACCTGCTGCGCGGCATGGCCCTGGCCGGCTGGGCGCCGGCCCTGACCGCCTGCGCGGTCTGTGGCACGCCGGGCCGGCACCGGGCCTTCTCGGTGCCGGCCGGGGGCGCGGTCTGCCCGGACTGCCGCCCACCCGGCGCCGCCCACCCGGCCCCGGCCACCATCGACCTGATGTCGGCGCTGGCCATCGGCGACTGGCGGGTCGCGGACGCCACCGAGAACGGCGTACGCCGGGAGTGCAGCGGGCTGGTCGCGGCGCACCTGCAGTGGCACCTGGAGCGCGCGCTACGCTCGCTGCCGCTGGTCGACCGGGGTGGCGTGCCGGTGGCACCCGGCCCGGTCCGGTCCGCCGGCGAGGTGCCCGTGGTGGCCCCACCGCCGCGGGCCGCCGGTGGCGAGCCACCCGACCGGGTTTCGCAGGACGTGAGCAGGGAGAGAGCCGAGTGA
- a CDS encoding isoprenyl transferase, which produces MPPTPHPSGARPPALPAGAVPRHVAVVMDGNGRWAKDRGLARTRGHEAGEFSLFDTVEGAIELGIPYLSAYAFSTENWRRSPDEVRFLMGFNRDVIRRRRDQLVDLGVRVVWSGRAGRLWKSVITELQTAEEMSRGNSTLTLQFCVNYGGRAEIADAAAAIARDVAAGRLDPAKVTEKTIGRYLYHPEVPEVDLFLRPSGEQRTSNFLLWQSAYAELIFLDTLWPDFDRRHLWYACELYAQRDRRFGGALPNPVAPVT; this is translated from the coding sequence GTGCCGCCGACGCCTCATCCGTCGGGAGCCCGACCGCCGGCACTGCCGGCGGGGGCGGTGCCCCGGCATGTCGCCGTGGTGATGGACGGCAACGGTCGGTGGGCCAAGGATCGCGGGCTCGCCCGCACCAGGGGGCACGAGGCGGGGGAGTTCTCCCTCTTCGACACCGTCGAGGGCGCCATCGAGCTGGGCATCCCCTACCTGTCGGCGTACGCCTTCTCCACGGAGAACTGGCGGCGCTCGCCGGACGAGGTGCGGTTCCTGATGGGCTTCAACCGGGACGTCATCCGCCGCCGCCGGGACCAGCTGGTCGACCTCGGGGTGCGGGTGGTCTGGTCGGGCCGCGCCGGGCGGCTGTGGAAGAGCGTCATCACCGAGTTGCAGACCGCCGAGGAGATGTCCCGCGGCAACTCCACGCTGACCCTGCAGTTCTGCGTCAACTACGGGGGTCGGGCCGAGATCGCCGACGCCGCCGCGGCGATCGCCCGGGACGTCGCCGCCGGGCGGCTCGACCCGGCGAAGGTCACCGAGAAGACGATCGGGCGCTACCTCTACCACCCCGAGGTGCCGGAGGTGGACCTGTTCCTGCGGCCCTCCGGCGAGCAGCGGACGTCGAACTTCCTGCTCTGGCAGAGCGCGTACGCGGAGCTGATCTTCCTGGACACGCTCTGGCCGGACTTCGACCGCCGCCACCTCTGGTACGCCTGCGAGCTGTACGCCCAGCGCGACCGGCGGTTCGGTGGCGCGCTGCCCAATCCGGTGGCCCCGGTCACCTGA
- the gndA gene encoding NADP-dependent phosphogluconate dehydrogenase — MADRATATIGVTGLAVMGRNLARNLARNGFTVAVHNRSPERTRTLVAEHGDEGTFVPAESLADFVAALERPRAVIIMVKAGGPTDAVIDELVPLLEEGDIIIDCGNAHFADTRRREEALRAHGLHFVGTGVSGGEEGALWGPSIMPGGSAESYRKLGPIFEKIAAQVEGAPCCQHVGPDGAGHFVKMVHNGIEYADMQLIAEAYDLLRAGLGATPSEIAQIFREWNSGELESFLIEITADVLAHTDATTGEAFVDVVQDQAEQKGTGRWTVQIALDLGIPITGIAEATFARSLSGHVGQREAAVRAFPDAGEKWQVGDRDAFVEDVRRALLASKIVAYAQGFDQIRAGSAEYDWNIDLGGTATIWRGGCIIRARFLDRIKQAYGDQPELPTLLVAPWFADTVRDGVPSWRRVVADAARAGVPAPAFASSLAYFDALRAQRLPAALIQGLRDNFGAHTYRRVDRDGSFHTLWATPDRAEVTA; from the coding sequence ATGGCGGATCGGGCTACGGCGACGATCGGTGTGACCGGGCTGGCGGTGATGGGCCGGAACCTGGCTCGCAACCTGGCCCGCAACGGCTTCACCGTGGCGGTGCACAACCGCTCGCCGGAGCGGACCCGGACGCTGGTGGCGGAGCACGGCGACGAGGGCACCTTCGTCCCGGCGGAGTCCCTCGCGGACTTCGTCGCCGCGCTGGAGCGCCCCCGTGCGGTGATCATCATGGTGAAGGCGGGCGGACCCACCGACGCGGTCATCGACGAGTTGGTGCCGCTGCTCGAAGAGGGCGACATCATCATCGACTGCGGCAACGCGCACTTCGCCGACACCCGCCGCCGGGAGGAGGCGCTGCGGGCACATGGCCTGCACTTCGTCGGCACCGGTGTCTCCGGCGGCGAGGAGGGCGCGCTGTGGGGGCCGAGCATCATGCCGGGCGGCTCGGCCGAGTCGTACCGCAAGCTCGGTCCGATCTTCGAGAAGATCGCCGCGCAGGTCGAGGGGGCGCCCTGCTGCCAGCACGTCGGACCGGACGGCGCCGGGCACTTCGTCAAGATGGTGCACAACGGCATCGAGTACGCCGACATGCAGCTCATCGCCGAGGCGTACGACCTGCTGCGGGCCGGTCTGGGCGCGACGCCGTCGGAGATCGCGCAGATCTTCCGGGAGTGGAACTCCGGCGAGCTGGAGTCCTTCCTGATCGAGATCACCGCCGACGTGCTGGCACACACCGACGCAACCACCGGCGAGGCGTTCGTGGACGTGGTGCAGGACCAGGCCGAGCAGAAGGGCACCGGCCGGTGGACCGTCCAGATCGCCCTCGACCTGGGCATCCCGATCACCGGCATCGCCGAGGCGACCTTCGCCCGGTCGCTGTCCGGGCACGTCGGCCAGCGCGAGGCAGCGGTCCGGGCGTTCCCCGATGCCGGGGAGAAGTGGCAGGTCGGTGATCGGGACGCCTTCGTCGAGGACGTCCGGCGCGCCCTGCTGGCCTCGAAGATCGTCGCGTACGCACAGGGCTTCGACCAGATCCGGGCCGGCAGTGCCGAGTACGACTGGAACATCGACCTGGGCGGCACCGCCACCATCTGGCGCGGCGGCTGCATCATCCGGGCCCGCTTCCTCGACCGGATCAAGCAGGCGTACGGCGATCAGCCGGAACTGCCCACCCTGCTGGTGGCGCCGTGGTTCGCCGACACCGTCCGCGACGGGGTGCCCAGCTGGCGCCGGGTGGTGGCCGACGCGGCCCGTGCCGGGGTGCCGGCACCCGCGTTCGCCTCGTCGCTGGCGTACTTCGACGCGCTGCGCGCCCAGCGTCTGCCGGCCGCGCTGATCCAGGGCCTGCGCGACAACTTCGGCGCGCACACCTACCGCCGGGTCGACCGGGACGGCTCGTTCCACACCCTCTGGGCCACCCCCGACCGGGCCGAGGTAACGGCCTGA